The Gemmatimonadaceae bacterium DNA segment CTGGCTGTTGTCGCCGTGCGGCGTGTTCAGGTCGCCAATCAGGCGCGGCGGATTGCTCCACGTCGGATAGACCAGCGCGTCAAGCTTGAGCGAATCCATCATCGCGCTCACGGCGACGCGCAATCGGGCCCGCATCGCCTCGCGCGAGGCGCACCCCGGTGACTCCTCAGGTGGCGTCGTGACCGCCTGCGCGGCCTGGAGTCGCGCTTGCGCCAGCGGATGGTAGTTGCCGCTCTTGAGCACCTCGTCCACAGTCTTCACCGGCGCGTTCTGGCCGCGCGCGGCGAGGTAGCGCTCGAGGTCGTACTTGAACGGATTGCACCCGCCCCCCGTTGTGCGCAGCAGCGCCGGCAGCGAGTCGAGGCCCGCCGGATCCACGATCGTCGCGCCTGCCTTGGCGATCGCTTCCAGCGCCCGCGTGAAGACGCGCACCACCTCGCTGTCGGTGGTCGGCCGTTCGTACGCCTGCCGCAGGACCCCGATGCGCGCCCCGCGCAGTCCGCCGGGCACCACGAAGGCGTTGTAGTCCGCTGCGCGGCGGGCGTCGGCGTCGGCCGTCACCGGATCCGCGGGATCGGTGCCGGCGACGACATTGAAGACGCGCACCGCATCGGCCACCGAGCGCGCCATCGGCCCGGCGATGTCGGCGCTGTTCGCGAGCGGCACGACGCCGGCGCGCGACGTCAGCCCCATCGTGCTGCGAATGCCGACGAGCGCGGTGTGCGCGGACGGACCGCGAATGGAGTTGCCCGTATCGGTGCCCAGTCCGACCGTGCCTTCGTTGTCGGCCACCGCCGCCGCCGTCCCCCCGCTCGACCCCGCCGTCACCCGATCGAGGGCGTACGGATTCTTCGTGTAGCCCGGGAGGATCGAGTTGACCGTTTCGTACGGCGAGAAGGCCCACTCGTTCATGTTGCTCTTGGCCAGCACGATGGCCCCCGCCGCGCGAATGCGGGCCACCATCGTCGCGTCCTGCCGCGGGATCCAGCCCTTGAGCGCGAGCGAGCCCGCCGTGGTCGGCAGGTCGTGCGTTTCGAAGTTGTCCTTCACGATCATCGGGATGCAGTGCAACGGGCCGGTGAGTCCTTCGCGCGCGAAGCGCCGGTCGAGCGAGTCGGCGGTGGCGAGCGCCGCCGGGTTCACCACGACGAGGGCGTTGATGGCCGGCCCCCGCTTGTCGATGGCGGCGATGCGGTCGAGGTAGCGCTGCACGAGCGCGCGGCAGGTGAGCTGTCGCGCGCCGAAGGCGGCGTGCACCGCGGCGATGGTCGTTTCTTCAAGGCGGAAGGGGCGCCGCGCGGACTGAGCGTCGAGCGCCAGCGGGGCGGCGAGGGCGAGGGCAACCACGATGGGGCGCATGGCGACTAGCCTATGCTCGGCGCCTGCGTCGCGCTACCGACCCATGCGCGCAGGGCGCACGGCGGTATGGCAGCCGGCAGACCGCGCACGGCATTGCATCGGACGCCCCCGGATGGTTTGACACGCTGTGGTCCCGCCCGCATTCTCTACGCGGCGACCGGCACCAAATGGGCCGCGTTGCCGCCTTGGCCCCCATGAACCTTTCCGGAGGACGGATGCGTCGGACATGGAGCGTGCCGTTGGTCGGCGTTGCGATGCTCGCCTCGTTTAGCCTCGCCGCTTGCTCGAAGAACGACCTGACCGGCGGTGGCGGCGGGCCCCTCTCCCCGGCCCGCAACCTGGCCGGGACGTGGAAGTCGGCGCTGCCGATTCGGGTCTACTACCAGACCGATTTCTGCAGCAACCGCAAGGAGACCATCGGGCAGGCCGACTGGATCGTCACCTTCGTGATCACCAACACGAGCGACCCCAACACCGTCAACGTCAGCATGTCGGCAACCGCCTCGAACTTCCAGCGGCTGACGAGCAGCTGCGGGAACTCGTCAAACGGCTACGTCCCCAACGTCTGGCCGGCCACCCTGACCGGCAACGTGAGCAGCACGGCGCTGACCGCGATCAAGTCGAGCTGGGGGATGAAATACGACGGCTCGTTCACGACTGACCTGATGATGGGCACGTGGACGCACTGGGAGTGCATCATCTATTGCTCGGGGGAGTACACCGAGACCAATCAGATGAAGCTGACGCGGCAGTAGCCGCGCGAGGCCATCACGCGGAAACGAAAAAGGCGCCCGGGCATTCCCCGGGCGCCTCTGTTGTCTCGCTGTTGTTTCTCTGTTGTTTCTCTGTTTTCTCTCTGCCTTCAGAGCCACAGGTCGGGATTGAACCGACGACCGCTCGATTACGGCGTCCTGAGGGAATGTCGCTACAGAGTCATTTCCCTCTGTAGCGATGTCGTGATCCCGACCGCGCGGACCCCCAATTTGCGTCAAAGCGCCAACGAAAGTGTCTGGAAAGTGTCCGGGCGCACGGGAGCCAGGCGCCGGGACCAACGGCCACGCACCATTCCGGGCTCAGGCCCCTAATCCCGCCCGGAACGCCACGACTTCGGCAAGCGCGATCAGGGCACGGCTTTCCCGGCAGCCACTATGCCATCCGTTTCCCCGTTGCGCGACCGCGACGGTACTTCGGCACGTGCGGTTGTAGTTAGGACAGGGACCCATCTTCCGGGCTGCTCAGACTTGCCGGCCGTGCAGGAGTGATGACCTGCGGCCCAGTGCCAAATCCTCGTGCAGGATATTACTATTCAAGTATATTAACATACATAAGAGGTACGCCGATGCGAACGCCCCCGCGAATGCTCGCCCTGCTCCCCCTCGCCGCGCTGCTGCTCTCGGCGTGCTCACGTGCTGACGCCGGCGTCAGCCCGGCCGATCCCAATGCGCCTGTGCTCGTGAGCATCCAGCCCGCGAGCGCGGCGATCAGCGTTGCGCCCACCGCACCGGTGGTGCTCCGATTCAGCCATGCGATGATGACCGGCATGGAGATGCTCGTGGTGCTCCATGAAGGGAGCCTCACCGGTCCGGCGGTCACCGCCACCGCCACGTGGTCATCGGATCGCACCACGCTCACGCTGATACCACAGGCGCCGATGAAGCGCGCCGCGACGTACGTTGTGCACATGTCGCCCAGCCTCAAGGACACCGCGGGCCACATGATCAACATGTCGCCTGGCGCCATGATGGGCGGCCAGGTCGTCAGCGCCGGCATGATGGGCGGTGGCTCCATGATGAACGGCCAGTGGGGGCCGGGCATGATGGGCGCCGGCTGGCAGGCTGCCAACGGGACGTTTGGGATGAGCTTCACGTTTACGACCGCGTAGGAGTGACAACCTCGGCGGCGGCGAGGCGACGGCATCAGTCAGTGGTCACGTCGCCGTCAGTGCTGTTTGAAGCTTCAACCTTGGACGCGATCACGATTTTCGCCGGACTCCACCACCGCATCGCGGCTCCGGGCGCCACGCGTGCCTCGGTCCTTGCGGCGAGTCCCGCTCGATCGAGCATCGCATGCATGTCGGATCGAACGAACTCGGCGTAGTTATCCCGTTCGTAGAGCTTCACGAGGTGATAGACGAGCTTGCTCGCGATCGGGTTCTCCGGCAGCGCATAATCGACGATCACGAGCGTGCCGTTCTTCTTCGTGACTCTGGCCATCTCGAGCAGCGCCTGCTGTCTCACGCTGACCGGCATTTCGTGGAGCCCAAACGACACGCAGCAGACGTCGAAGCGCGCGTCCTGAAACGGCAGCTCTCTCGCGTCGGCTACGCGGAACGTCACACTCTGGCTGTGAGCCTTTCGACGAGCGATGCGGAGCATGGACTCCGACAGGTCGATGCCGACCACCTCCGCTCCGGTTTCGGCGAACGCCAGCGCTTGCGCGCCCGTGCCCGTCGCGACGTCGAGCACGCGCGAGCCTGGGCCGACACCCGCCAGCTTCGCGACGCCGCGTCTCAGCCGTTTCAACGGAAAGACGATCGTGTCGTAGAAGGGGGCGAGGAACCGCCAGGCCTTCGCGTTGAGCGCGTAGTAGTGCCGCTCTTCGTCCGTTCGCCAGCGCTGCTGCTGCTCCGCCATACGCGCCACCACCGACAGTTTGAGCCCCAGCTTCCGTTCCGGTCAACCGGTGAAAGGGTGGACGGCGCCGCCCCACTCTCTATTCACCCGCAGGAGATCCCACGCGCGGTCACGCCAACGTTGCAAGCCGCGTGGTACCATCCGCAATCGCGGGCCGTCCAGTCTCGCCTCACGACAGTTTCCTAGCGAGGCCGCGAATGCTCGGCCGAATGAAGGGCATCGCCTTGCGCATACTCTCCCTCGTGATGTCCTCGACCTGAAATCCCGCCGCTTCGATTGCGCGCTCCGTGTCCCGCGTCAGGTGGCAGTTGCCGGCACAGAACTTCCATGCCGGTTCCAGACGACGCTGCCACGCGTAGCGCGCGGTATGGTGTTCGGCGGCGACGTGCTCAAGAAAGTGCAGGCCACCACCCGGCTTGAGGACGCGGTAGATCTCGGCCAGGGCGGCAGGCATTGACGGCACCGAGCAGAGAACGAGAGTGCACACGACGGCGTCGAACGACGCGTCCGGCATGGGTAGGCACTCCAGCGACGCGGGGGAGACTTCGGCGGACATGCGGGTCGAGGCGCGGCACTTCTGCTCCAGCCGCCGGCGCATGTGTGCATCCGGCTCTGCAAGGACCAGGCGGGTGACGGTCGACGGATAGTGCGTGAGCGTCGCCCCCGTGCCCGCTCCAACTTCGAGGACGTTGCCCGTCACATCGCGGACCAGCGCAGCGCGCCACTCGACAAGGCAAGCCGCCTCGGCCGGACGCATCCAGAAATCATAGACCGACGCGAGTATCCAGGACATACAGCCTCCGTCAGGAAGCGGTCACGTGTGTCACCACGGATTCCTGCCTTTTTTCGCCCGAGTCAGTAGCTCGCAGCCCAGCATTCAAGGCCTCTATCACTGTGCGGCGGCGACCATGCCCGCTGGCATTGGTGTCGCGACCAGCACGGCGGTCACGACGAGCACGAGCGCGGCGGCGGCCAGCTCGACGGCTGCGGAACGCCGCAGTCGACCCGTGGCGGTCTCACCGCCGAGCCCCGGCAGGACGAATCGCCAGTTGTAGAAGCCGACCAGGCCGGCTATCGAGAGTAGGGCCAGTTTCACCAGCAACACCTGCCCGTAGCGCGACTCCCAGAGGCCGCTCGCCGATCCGAGGTTGCGCCACGCGGCTGCGACGCCGGTCGCCGCGACGAGGCCAGCGCACGCCAGGGCGGTGGGGCTAAAGGCACGAACGAGCCCCGCAATGGGAAGGTGGGGTTCGTCTTCGCCTGACCGCAGCACCGCAGGCACCGTGACCAGCATCAGGATGCCCAGACTCCCGATCCAGCCACCGGCGCCGATCACATGCAACGCATGAAGCGTCATCGCGAAGGCGGAGGCCGCCGCCGCATGGCCGGACATCGCCATGCTGACCGTGAGGGCCAACGCAGCGACGGCGAGCGGCATCCATCCCGCCGCTCCCGCACCACGGAGGCGACGCGCTGCCACGAGACCGACAATCGTTGCGCCAAACGCGATCAACCAGGCGCGCCCCCAAAGCGACTGAAACAGAATCGCCGACAGGGACGCTTGCGTCGGCATTTCCTCCGTGCCAAACAGCGCTGCCTGCTGCGCGAAGAGACGCCCAATGGTCGCGACAAGCAGCAGCGCCAAGGCCGGCGTGAGCCACCGAACCGCCGCCTGTTCGGCCATTCGGAGGGCGGCAATGCCGTCAGGCACAATGCGCGCGAGTCGTGGGCCGACCAGGAAATGCAGGGCAAGAACGCCGAGTAAGGCGATGACGGCCACCGACTGAATGGCACGAAGGAGGACATACGCCGGCGATTCAACACCGAACTCCGCATCGGCGGAGTCCAGACCGCGCGCCGCGGCGGCGACCGTGCCGGCTGCCGCGGCCATCCACGGTCGCAGGGCGCTCGCGACCGCCGGCAGTGGCAGTGCGAACGTCACACCAGCGAGGAGCATTGGGGCGCCCTGGCGGTGCTCCGTCGCGCCTGTTGCTCCCGCTTCGACCTCGAACGTGTACTGCCCACGCATTGGGTGTCCGTCATCACCGGCGACCTGCCATTTCACTGTATAGTGGCCAGGCGCCATTGATCCGCGAATGACCACCGACAGCGTCTTTGGGTCGCCGGACACGGACTTCACCGCGTCGAGCGTGACGGGCTTCATCGCCCCGTCGAGCAGGGTCACACGGCAGAGTGCTGCAGAAAGCGCCTCATTGAAGGTGAGAGCAAGGGCGCGCGGCGCGGCGACACGGGCACCTGCCGCCGGATCCGTCCGGACGAGTCGCGGATGCGCGACCGCCTCACGCACCGGAATGACGAGAGACAGGAGCAGTGCGAGCGAACGAGTTCGGATCAGCGAGACCATTCAACCAGCTCCAGATGACGGGGGACCGCGTAATATTCGCCGGTGATTTTACAGACAATAAAACGCGACTTTACAACCACGCTCGAAGAGGTATCAACCGGGGCAATGGCGCGTGGGTGCGAGCGACGCGTCAGAGGGGATCGGTGGTACGGCGCGCGCGACCCGCGGTCTGCATGTGCCGCACGACCCAACGGGCGCCCCGCCGCTCAAGAATCGCCGTGCCGAGTCCAACGGAATCGGCGCGTCGATCTT contains these protein-coding regions:
- a CDS encoding amidase family protein; translation: MRPIVVALALAAPLALDAQSARRPFRLEETTIAAVHAAFGARQLTCRALVQRYLDRIAAIDKRGPAINALVVVNPAALATADSLDRRFAREGLTGPLHCIPMIVKDNFETHDLPTTAGSLALKGWIPRQDATMVARIRAAGAIVLAKSNMNEWAFSPYETVNSILPGYTKNPYALDRVTAGSSGGTAAAVADNEGTVGLGTDTGNSIRGPSAHTALVGIRSTMGLTSRAGVVPLANSADIAGPMARSVADAVRVFNVVAGTDPADPVTADADARRAADYNAFVVPGGLRGARIGVLRQAYERPTTDSEVVRVFTRALEAIAKAGATIVDPAGLDSLPALLRTTGGGCNPFKYDLERYLAARGQNAPVKTVDEVLKSGNYHPLAQARLQAAQAVTTPPEESPGCASREAMRARLRVAVSAMMDSLKLDALVYPTWSNPPRLIGDLNTPHGDNSQLFSPLTGFPAITVPMGYTREVLPAGITFFGRAWSEGRLIRLAYAYEQATRHRRTPAHRPSAALGPDAALRSSTP
- a CDS encoding Ig-like domain-containing protein — encoded protein: MLALLPLAALLLSACSRADAGVSPADPNAPVLVSIQPASAAISVAPTAPVVLRFSHAMMTGMEMLVVLHEGSLTGPAVTATATWSSDRTTLTLIPQAPMKRAATYVVHMSPSLKDTAGHMINMSPGAMMGGQVVSAGMMGGGSMMNGQWGPGMMGAGWQAANGTFGMSFTFTTA
- a CDS encoding methyltransferase domain-containing protein, with product MAEQQQRWRTDEERHYYALNAKAWRFLAPFYDTIVFPLKRLRRGVAKLAGVGPGSRVLDVATGTGAQALAFAETGAEVVGIDLSESMLRIARRKAHSQSVTFRVADARELPFQDARFDVCCVSFGLHEMPVSVRQQALLEMARVTKKNGTLVIVDYALPENPIASKLVYHLVKLYERDNYAEFVRSDMHAMLDRAGLAARTEARVAPGAAMRWWSPAKIVIASKVEASNSTDGDVTTD
- a CDS encoding class I SAM-dependent methyltransferase, which encodes MSWILASVYDFWMRPAEAACLVEWRAALVRDVTGNVLEVGAGTGATLTHYPSTVTRLVLAEPDAHMRRRLEQKCRASTRMSAEVSPASLECLPMPDASFDAVVCTLVLCSVPSMPAALAEIYRVLKPGGGLHFLEHVAAEHHTARYAWQRRLEPAWKFCAGNCHLTRDTERAIEAAGFQVEDITRESMRKAMPFIRPSIRGLARKLS
- a CDS encoding copper resistance protein CopC, with protein sequence MVSLIRTRSLALLLSLVIPVREAVAHPRLVRTDPAAGARVAAPRALALTFNEALSAALCRVTLLDGAMKPVTLDAVKSVSGDPKTLSVVIRGSMAPGHYTVKWQVAGDDGHPMRGQYTFEVEAGATGATEHRQGAPMLLAGVTFALPLPAVASALRPWMAAAAGTVAAAARGLDSADAEFGVESPAYVLLRAIQSVAVIALLGVLALHFLVGPRLARIVPDGIAALRMAEQAAVRWLTPALALLLVATIGRLFAQQAALFGTEEMPTQASLSAILFQSLWGRAWLIAFGATIVGLVAARRLRGAGAAGWMPLAVAALALTVSMAMSGHAAAASAFAMTLHALHVIGAGGWIGSLGILMLVTVPAVLRSGEDEPHLPIAGLVRAFSPTALACAGLVAATGVAAAWRNLGSASGLWESRYGQVLLVKLALLSIAGLVGFYNWRFVLPGLGGETATGRLRRSAAVELAAAALVLVVTAVLVATPMPAGMVAAAQ